The Streptomyces camelliae genome window below encodes:
- a CDS encoding cellulose-binding protein codes for MSDTSPYGFELVRRGYDRAQVDERISKLVSDRDSALARITALEKRIEELHLETQNAQAQVTDAEPSYAGLGARVEKILRLAEEEAKELREEARRAAEQHRDLAESAAQQVRNDAESYAAERKAKAEDEGVRIVEKAKADASQLRAEAQKDAQSKREEADALFEETRAKAAQAAADFETNLAKRREQSERDLASRQQKAEKRLAEIEHRAEQLRLEAEKLRTDAERRARQTVETAQRQAEDIVADANAKADRIRSESERELAALTNRRDSINAQLTNVREMLATLTGAAVAAAGTTTDDEPISRGVPAQQTR; via the coding sequence ATGAGCGACACTTCCCCCTACGGCTTCGAGCTTGTGCGGCGTGGGTACGACCGCGCTCAGGTGGACGAACGTATCTCCAAGCTCGTCTCCGACCGTGACAGCGCTCTCGCCCGGATCACCGCCCTGGAGAAGCGCATCGAGGAGCTCCACCTCGAAACGCAGAACGCCCAGGCCCAGGTCACCGACGCCGAGCCGTCGTACGCGGGTCTCGGCGCGCGGGTCGAGAAGATCCTGCGCCTGGCCGAGGAAGAGGCCAAGGAGCTGCGTGAGGAGGCTCGGCGGGCGGCCGAACAGCACCGCGACCTCGCCGAGTCGGCGGCCCAGCAGGTCCGTAACGACGCCGAGTCCTACGCCGCCGAGCGCAAGGCCAAGGCCGAGGACGAGGGCGTCCGGATCGTCGAGAAGGCCAAGGCCGACGCCTCCCAGCTGCGTGCCGAGGCGCAGAAGGACGCGCAGTCCAAGCGCGAGGAGGCGGACGCCCTCTTCGAGGAGACCCGCGCCAAGGCCGCGCAGGCCGCCGCCGACTTCGAGACGAACCTCGCCAAGCGCCGCGAGCAGTCCGAGCGCGACCTGGCCTCGCGTCAGCAGAAGGCCGAGAAGCGACTGGCGGAGATCGAGCACCGCGCCGAGCAGCTGCGCCTGGAGGCGGAGAAGCTGCGCACCGACGCCGAGCGCCGCGCCCGCCAGACGGTGGAGACGGCCCAGCGCCAGGCCGAGGACATCGTGGCCGACGCCAACGCCAAGGCCGACCGCATCCGCTCGGAATCCGAGCGCGAGCTGGCCGCGCTGACCAACCGCCGCGACAGCATCAACGCCCAGCTGACGAACGTGCGCGAGATGCTGGCGACGCTGACCGGCGCGGCCGTGGCCGCGGCGGGCACGACGACGGACGACGAGCCCATCTCTCGTGGGGTGCCGGCGCAGCAGACCCGGTGA
- a CDS encoding ATP-binding cassette domain-containing protein → MIELAGLTKRYGEKLAVDGLTFAVRPGIVTGFLGPNGAGKSTTMRMILGLDHPTAGDVRIDGKHYDQLADPLTYIGALLDAKAVHGGRSAYNHLLCLAQSNGIPKHRVGEVLETVGLTAVARKKAKGFSYGMGQRLGIAAALLGDPRILMFDEPVNGLDPEGIHWIRTLMKSLAAQGRTVFVSSHLMSEMALTADHLVVIGQGRLLADTAMAEFIRQNSRSYVRIRSPQREGLLDVLHEAGITVVEAGGSALEVDGGKAEQIGELAARHGIVLHELSVQQASLEEAFMRLTAETVEYHAQGGPGPAPQDWGADWKGM, encoded by the coding sequence ATGATCGAGCTGGCGGGCCTGACCAAGCGGTACGGCGAGAAGCTGGCCGTCGACGGGCTCACCTTCGCCGTCCGGCCGGGCATCGTGACCGGGTTCCTCGGGCCCAACGGGGCCGGGAAGTCCACCACGATGCGGATGATCCTCGGGCTGGACCACCCCACCGCCGGCGATGTCCGGATCGACGGCAAGCACTACGACCAGCTGGCGGACCCGCTGACGTACATCGGGGCGCTGCTGGACGCGAAGGCCGTGCACGGCGGCCGGAGCGCCTACAACCACCTCCTCTGTCTCGCGCAGAGCAACGGGATCCCGAAGCACCGGGTGGGTGAGGTGCTGGAGACCGTGGGGCTCACGGCCGTGGCGCGGAAGAAGGCCAAGGGATTCTCGTACGGCATGGGGCAGCGGCTCGGTATCGCCGCGGCGCTGCTCGGCGACCCGCGGATCCTGATGTTCGACGAGCCGGTCAACGGGCTCGACCCCGAGGGCATCCACTGGATCCGGACCCTGATGAAGTCGCTGGCCGCGCAGGGCCGGACGGTGTTCGTCTCCAGCCATCTGATGAGCGAGATGGCCCTGACCGCCGATCACCTCGTGGTCATCGGACAGGGACGGCTGCTCGCGGACACCGCCATGGCCGAGTTCATCCGGCAGAACTCACGGTCGTACGTGCGGATCCGCTCGCCCCAGCGGGAAGGGCTGCTGGACGTGCTGCACGAGGCCGGGATCACCGTCGTCGAGGCGGGCGGGAGCGCGCTGGAGGTGGACGGCGGCAAGGCGGAGCAGATCGGCGAGCTGGCGGCGCGGCACGGGATCGTGCTGCACGAGCTGAGCGTCCAGCAGGCCTCGCTGGAGGAGGCGTTCATGCGGCTCACGGCGGAGACGGTGGAGTACCACGCGCAGGGCGGCCCGGGCCCCGCCCCGCAGGACTGGGGTGCCGACTGGAAGGGGATGTGA
- a CDS encoding ABC transporter permease codes for MSTHQPPMPQAPAAAPAWQAAPGGSYPGYTSPIPVVRTHLGHALASEWTKIKSVRSTMWTLGVFVLLVVGIGLLTGAVVKAHADSSNMDGQNPLTFGFFGLLLGSMCIITLGVLTTASEYGTGMIRTTMTACPSRTRILAAKSIVFFTVAFVVTLAASAFVGMIHASMLSGTGARTPSGSDWLKDTVGVSLYIALLGLLSLLVGSMIRHSAGGITIMIGAVLAPLVIALFMATSSLHSVQEFLFKYSIPSQLGVFYDNTLSGSGPTGWDPLWIMLALTAAAYAGAFALLQKRDV; via the coding sequence ATGAGCACGCACCAGCCCCCGATGCCGCAGGCCCCCGCCGCCGCGCCCGCATGGCAGGCGGCGCCCGGCGGGTCGTACCCCGGATACACCTCGCCGATCCCGGTCGTGCGCACCCACCTCGGGCACGCGCTCGCCTCGGAGTGGACGAAGATCAAGTCGGTGCGGTCGACGATGTGGACGCTCGGCGTGTTCGTGCTGCTCGTCGTCGGCATCGGCCTGCTGACCGGCGCCGTGGTCAAGGCCCACGCCGACAGCTCCAACATGGACGGCCAGAACCCGCTCACCTTCGGGTTCTTCGGCCTGCTGCTCGGCAGCATGTGCATCATCACGCTCGGCGTGCTGACCACGGCCTCGGAGTACGGCACCGGCATGATCCGTACGACGATGACCGCGTGCCCGAGCCGGACCCGGATCCTCGCGGCCAAGTCGATCGTGTTCTTCACCGTGGCCTTCGTCGTCACGCTGGCCGCGTCCGCCTTCGTCGGCATGATCCACGCGTCCATGCTGAGCGGCACCGGCGCCCGCACGCCCTCCGGCAGTGACTGGCTGAAGGACACCGTCGGCGTCAGCCTCTACATCGCGCTGCTCGGGCTGCTCTCGCTGCTCGTCGGCTCGATGATCCGGCACTCCGCCGGCGGCATCACGATCATGATCGGCGCGGTGCTCGCGCCGCTGGTCATCGCGCTGTTCATGGCCACGTCCTCGCTGCACTCGGTGCAGGAGTTCCTGTTCAAGTACTCCATTCCGAGCCAGCTGGGCGTCTTCTACGACAACACCCTGAGCGGCTCCGGCCCGACCGGCTGGGACCCGCTGTGGATCATGCTCGCCCTGACGGCGGCCGCGTACGCCGGCGCCTTCGCGCTGCTGCAGAAGCGGGACGTGTGA
- a CDS encoding RICIN domain-containing protein — MAALAVVAGVAVQPGVSRLHAEPVDDSYPWYQDTAAEQLRQDQCLMSDVLRLGGPSMAATAQDGLNQPPDKLHVLADRKSWEKTPLAVAYQKDRDAASKQMDDLAAQREGWKKPLDGLATPGGFTDAGFHWPPDGEQSFYNQTGLSKWVADRFWMNDYDFYQDDTPKADDATLKAVDDLGNPLYGKDPDPTGTTQQEWNRALAEHNAFQWMHGGPATNAGADDARIFLSSGGFPRTDPQPGTPEFRIAVEDVKSRFAACGWRDPLDPDNVLGDVTSAAAGEWQQEVASQAAQRNQILDANKTAVDALAKGAKALSDMLGHSWVADHLTRWQDYWSPGGIGWIGDSSLVMRVEAAKGKCLDVQGSGTANGTPVQIYTCNNSAAQEWKLWGSYDGGYALYNTKAAKCLDVKSGNNANGTKIQIWSCNGSAPQQWQFDVRAAGELRNAATDKCLDLHTFDNGNDTQLYTCNGTDAQKIRIVPQGHNGTDKLDYPDKAQFTKATAGIAGAQAGAKKQLAAIQAQLAAAQKAGTTSDTALQASYGIADANGAPRGRGLLVGQQKAQVTRGAVAALQALEKAGETAEAATRAAAGDSATIAQRALAQAAQAKAEFRKEAAKAAEEQAKAAADAAKVHRDNAKADKETAEAKLAVALKAEGDAKAAAADAHAKRLDAEAQEKTAKAEKETAAAKQAEAAADKTAAQDQATKAKDAKDRADAAEKTAESKRDDANTARDKAKAKRDDAWDAEQKADAARAKADAKDAYADKLDSGDAATAARNAANDADKAADDAETAAKNARADADAATQAAADADAAATRAEAAAKRARSDADAAQADKLKADAAVKTATSAAADAIKASQDAAAEARTAVKLADEAEQHAKDAKSQADAANTEAGKALAASAKAAGYAHVTAQAAVDAGKAAEQVANPANDAIQLGSAYVDTDSAAGLVVLTGQASKSIADQQQAVADAHAKNAQAEADAAKNLADQAKGDAKEAYQHAANAAQYAADARTYSKQALGYAADAAKAAAAAQQSLARTIDYDKQAAEDAAAADTAAGNAEGYAKDARASADAAALDADAARSAAAQAEQDAKDARAAADRADTAATEAEQAAKDADKYAKEAQDAADRAERAEANKEASKGSGTGIPGVFAVPDESTVEIVSSKQHGTCPGMPEAAIKGCDATFDLVVNYAADFYLCTDGNAQATADGCPKSAWQFLQRTTLKNVKIENWQHHFSGKDIVRAGWQSLFGDVAGSILFSFFAEDMMDCLHGSASGCAWAYATYVPVEGALSEISNAVKAADAATRTGIGFTDAWKALRALNLPEDVVAGIFKKLGQRLRGLCLKNSFPAATPVLLADGSVKRIDAVKVGDRLLATDPDAGTTGPEPVTSTFSHSADQLLQISFADGGRILTTPGHRMYVPGRGWVHASSLHRADSLRTPSGALHRVVGIRPVAAPQQVWDLSIADLHTFYVLAGRTPVLVHNVDCPVYYAEYPSGASIVADIDKDGLFGLAIEAIKDAPPRGSEMFNAALAHFGDAVKGIKGYWQDGGTLSDNLNSFNAAVRGGASLEDAALKETFTGKMAARAGFTKVEITELRGMPGHYTNVGVTFRR, encoded by the coding sequence GTGGCCGCGCTGGCGGTTGTGGCGGGTGTCGCGGTGCAGCCGGGTGTGTCCCGGTTGCACGCCGAACCGGTGGACGATTCCTACCCCTGGTACCAGGACACGGCCGCCGAGCAGTTGCGGCAGGACCAGTGCCTGATGTCCGACGTACTGCGCCTGGGCGGGCCGTCGATGGCGGCGACCGCGCAGGACGGCCTCAACCAGCCGCCGGACAAGCTGCATGTCCTGGCGGACCGGAAGAGCTGGGAGAAGACGCCGCTTGCCGTCGCGTACCAGAAGGACCGGGACGCGGCGAGCAAGCAGATGGACGATCTCGCTGCTCAGCGGGAGGGGTGGAAGAAGCCTCTCGACGGCTTGGCGACGCCCGGTGGATTCACGGACGCCGGGTTCCACTGGCCGCCGGACGGTGAGCAGAGCTTCTACAACCAGACGGGTCTGAGCAAGTGGGTCGCCGACCGGTTCTGGATGAATGACTACGACTTCTACCAGGACGACACTCCGAAGGCCGACGACGCGACTCTCAAGGCCGTGGACGACCTCGGCAATCCGCTCTACGGCAAGGACCCGGATCCGACCGGGACGACGCAGCAGGAGTGGAACCGGGCGCTCGCCGAGCACAACGCGTTCCAGTGGATGCACGGCGGCCCGGCCACGAACGCGGGCGCGGACGACGCTCGTATCTTCCTGTCCTCGGGTGGTTTCCCGCGTACCGATCCGCAGCCGGGGACGCCGGAGTTCCGTATCGCGGTGGAGGACGTGAAATCCCGGTTCGCGGCGTGTGGTTGGCGTGACCCGCTGGACCCGGACAACGTGCTGGGTGACGTCACCTCCGCCGCGGCCGGCGAGTGGCAGCAGGAGGTTGCTTCCCAGGCCGCCCAGCGCAACCAGATCCTGGACGCGAACAAGACCGCCGTCGACGCCCTGGCCAAGGGCGCGAAGGCACTCAGCGACATGCTGGGGCACTCCTGGGTCGCCGACCACCTCACCCGCTGGCAGGACTACTGGAGTCCGGGCGGCATCGGCTGGATCGGTGACTCTTCGCTGGTGATGAGGGTCGAGGCAGCCAAGGGCAAGTGCCTGGACGTCCAGGGCAGCGGGACGGCGAATGGCACCCCGGTGCAGATCTACACCTGCAACAACAGTGCCGCCCAGGAGTGGAAACTCTGGGGCTCCTACGACGGCGGCTACGCCCTCTACAACACCAAGGCTGCCAAGTGCCTTGATGTGAAGAGCGGCAACAACGCCAACGGCACGAAGATCCAGATCTGGTCGTGCAACGGCAGCGCGCCGCAGCAGTGGCAGTTCGACGTCCGCGCCGCCGGTGAGCTGCGCAACGCCGCCACCGACAAGTGCCTGGACCTGCACACCTTCGACAACGGCAACGACACCCAGCTGTACACGTGCAACGGCACCGACGCGCAGAAGATCCGCATCGTCCCCCAGGGCCACAACGGCACGGACAAGCTGGACTACCCGGACAAGGCCCAGTTCACCAAGGCCACCGCCGGCATCGCCGGCGCTCAGGCAGGCGCGAAGAAGCAGCTCGCCGCCATCCAGGCGCAGTTGGCGGCCGCGCAGAAGGCCGGAACCACTTCGGACACAGCCCTTCAGGCCTCGTACGGCATCGCGGACGCCAATGGTGCGCCGCGCGGCCGTGGTCTGCTGGTGGGTCAGCAGAAGGCACAGGTGACCCGGGGCGCGGTGGCCGCGCTCCAGGCGCTGGAGAAGGCCGGTGAGACGGCCGAGGCAGCGACCCGCGCCGCCGCCGGTGACAGCGCGACGATCGCCCAGCGTGCGCTGGCGCAGGCGGCGCAGGCGAAGGCGGAGTTCCGCAAGGAGGCCGCCAAGGCCGCCGAGGAGCAGGCCAAGGCAGCGGCGGACGCGGCCAAGGTCCACCGTGACAACGCCAAGGCCGACAAGGAGACCGCCGAGGCCAAGCTCGCCGTCGCTCTGAAGGCCGAGGGCGATGCGAAGGCGGCCGCCGCCGACGCCCACGCCAAACGGCTCGACGCCGAGGCCCAGGAGAAGACCGCCAAGGCGGAGAAGGAGACGGCCGCGGCCAAGCAGGCCGAGGCCGCGGCGGACAAGACCGCCGCCCAGGACCAGGCGACCAAGGCCAAGGACGCCAAGGACAGGGCCGACGCCGCCGAGAAGACCGCCGAGAGCAAACGCGACGACGCGAACACCGCCCGGGACAAGGCCAAGGCCAAGCGCGACGACGCCTGGGACGCCGAACAGAAGGCCGACGCCGCCCGCGCCAAGGCGGACGCCAAGGACGCCTACGCCGACAAACTGGACTCCGGAGACGCGGCGACTGCCGCCCGCAACGCCGCCAACGACGCGGACAAGGCCGCCGACGACGCCGAGACCGCGGCGAAGAACGCCCGCGCCGACGCGGATGCAGCCACCCAGGCGGCAGCCGACGCCGACGCAGCGGCGACGAGGGCCGAGGCTGCCGCCAAGCGCGCCCGCTCCGACGCGGACGCAGCCCAGGCGGACAAGCTGAAGGCGGACGCAGCGGTCAAGACCGCCACCAGCGCCGCCGCCGACGCCATCAAGGCCTCCCAGGACGCCGCCGCCGAGGCCAGGACGGCCGTCAAGCTCGCCGACGAGGCCGAGCAACACGCCAAGGACGCCAAGTCCCAGGCGGATGCGGCGAACACCGAGGCCGGCAAGGCGCTCGCGGCCTCGGCGAAAGCCGCCGGGTACGCCCATGTCACCGCCCAGGCCGCCGTGGACGCGGGCAAGGCCGCTGAACAGGTCGCCAACCCGGCCAACGACGCCATCCAGCTCGGCTCGGCCTACGTCGACACCGACTCCGCCGCCGGCCTGGTCGTCCTGACCGGACAGGCCTCGAAGTCCATCGCCGACCAGCAGCAAGCCGTCGCCGACGCCCACGCCAAGAACGCCCAGGCGGAGGCGGACGCGGCCAAGAACCTCGCCGACCAGGCCAAGGGCGACGCCAAGGAGGCCTACCAGCACGCGGCCAACGCGGCCCAGTACGCCGCCGACGCCCGCACCTACTCCAAGCAGGCCCTGGGCTACGCCGCCGACGCTGCCAAGGCCGCAGCAGCCGCCCAGCAGTCCCTGGCCCGCACCATCGACTACGACAAACAAGCCGCCGAGGACGCCGCGGCGGCCGACACGGCAGCCGGCAACGCCGAGGGCTACGCCAAGGACGCCCGCGCCTCAGCCGACGCCGCCGCACTCGACGCCGACGCCGCCCGCAGCGCAGCCGCCCAGGCCGAACAGGACGCCAAGGACGCCCGCGCCGCCGCCGACCGCGCCGACACCGCCGCGACCGAAGCCGAACAGGCCGCCAAGGACGCCGACAAGTACGCCAAGGAAGCCCAGGACGCCGCCGACAGGGCTGAAAGGGCGGAGGCCAACAAGGAGGCATCCAAGGGGTCCGGTACGGGCATTCCCGGTGTGTTCGCCGTCCCGGACGAGTCCACCGTCGAGATCGTCAGCTCCAAGCAGCACGGAACGTGCCCCGGGATGCCGGAAGCAGCCATCAAGGGCTGCGACGCTACGTTCGACCTGGTCGTCAACTACGCGGCCGACTTCTACCTGTGCACGGATGGCAACGCGCAGGCCACCGCGGATGGCTGCCCGAAGTCGGCGTGGCAGTTCCTTCAGCGGACGACGCTGAAGAACGTCAAGATCGAAAACTGGCAGCACCACTTCTCCGGCAAGGACATCGTCCGCGCCGGATGGCAGAGCCTCTTCGGTGACGTGGCCGGATCGATCCTGTTCTCCTTCTTCGCCGAAGACATGATGGACTGCCTCCACGGCAGCGCCAGCGGCTGCGCCTGGGCCTACGCGACCTACGTCCCCGTAGAAGGCGCACTCAGCGAGATCAGCAACGCGGTCAAGGCAGCAGACGCGGCCACTCGGACCGGGATCGGCTTCACGGACGCGTGGAAGGCACTGCGCGCCCTCAATCTGCCGGAAGATGTTGTCGCTGGCATCTTCAAGAAACTTGGCCAGAGACTGCGTGGACTCTGCCTGAAGAACAGCTTCCCCGCTGCGACACCCGTACTGCTCGCCGATGGCTCGGTCAAGCGCATCGACGCGGTCAAGGTCGGCGATCGGCTGCTCGCCACTGACCCGGACGCCGGTACGACCGGCCCCGAACCGGTCACGTCGACGTTCTCTCACTCGGCAGACCAGCTCCTGCAGATCTCCTTCGCTGACGGCGGACGGATACTGACCACGCCGGGACACCGGATGTATGTTCCGGGCCGCGGCTGGGTGCACGCCTCCAGCCTGCACAGGGCAGACTCGCTCCGGACGCCGTCCGGTGCCCTGCACAGGGTGGTCGGTATCCGCCCCGTGGCCGCACCACAGCAGGTGTGGGACCTGAGCATCGCCGACCTCCACACCTTCTACGTGCTCGCGGGCCGGACTCCCGTACTGGTCCACAACGTCGACTGCCCCGTCTACTATGCGGAATACCCCAGTGGGGCCTCGATCGTCGCAGACATCGACAAGGACGGTCTGTTCGGGCTCGCCATCGAGGCGATCAAGGACGCACCTCCCAGAGGCAGCGAGATGTTCAACGCCGCACTCGCACATTTCGGCGACGCAGTGAAGGGCATCAAGGGATACTGGCAGGACGGAGGTACGCTCAGCGACAATCTGAACTCCTTCAACGCGGCCGTACGGGGCGGTGCATCGCTTGAGGACGCGGCACTGAAGGAAACGTTCACGGGGAAGATGGCCGCACGAGCAGGTTTCACGAAGGTGGAGATAACTGAGCTCAGGGGCATGCCGGGGCACTACACAAACGTGGGCGTGACCTTCCGTCGTTAG
- a CDS encoding ATP/GTP-binding protein, whose protein sequence is MSPRRNRPKAAGSSGRSAEDDSAGRYGGWQSSESWQGEDWSVRHVAGASAQGKTYRCPGCDQLIPSGVPHVVAWPEHAGVDDRRHWHKACWNAKDRRTTRVQRSRNGPRF, encoded by the coding sequence GTGTCCCCGCGTCGCAACCGACCGAAGGCAGCCGGATCGTCGGGCCGGAGCGCCGAGGACGACAGCGCCGGCCGGTACGGCGGCTGGCAGTCGTCCGAGAGCTGGCAGGGCGAGGACTGGAGCGTGCGCCATGTCGCCGGGGCGAGCGCGCAGGGCAAGACCTACCGCTGCCCCGGCTGCGACCAGCTGATCCCCTCCGGCGTCCCGCACGTGGTGGCCTGGCCGGAACACGCGGGCGTCGACGACCGCCGCCACTGGCACAAGGCCTGCTGGAACGCGAAGGACCGCCGCACCACGAGGGTGCAGCGGTCCAGGAACGGGCCGAGGTTCTAG
- a CDS encoding ABC transporter ATP-binding protein — protein MIEAVGLTKHYGDKTAVHNLSFQVRPGAVTGFLGPNGSGKSTTMRMILGLDNPSSGTVTIGGYPYRKLPNAARQVGALLDAKAVHGGRSARNHLLSLAQLSGIPARRVDEVLGVVGLQGVAKKRSKGFSLGMGQRLGIAAALLGDPQVLLFDEPVNGLDPEGILWVRNLMKALAAEGRTVFVSSHLMSEMALTADHLIVIGRGQLLADMSVKDFISANSADFARVRTPDTEPQLREKLTSALTEAGGHVLPEQDGALRVTGLPLPRISDLAHQADVRLWELSPHQASLEEAYMRMTQAAVDYRSTVDQKAGLQQPLPPGAQPPMPVPGQGQPGWYAPPPPQPTAPGPYGAGQPGQAPGVGQVTGAGQAPGAALAAPAGPYGAGQPGPYGAPNAPQGHPAAPGAPGAPAAPGAGAPNPYAQAAPPAAPQGQPPVAAPQSPQGQVPGAAPAAPAAPPATAPAPAPGTPAPAPAPADLTKPEDAR, from the coding sequence ATGATCGAGGCTGTAGGCCTGACGAAGCACTACGGCGACAAGACCGCCGTGCACAACCTTTCCTTCCAGGTGCGGCCCGGAGCCGTGACCGGCTTCCTCGGGCCGAACGGCTCGGGCAAGTCGACGACGATGCGGATGATCCTCGGGCTGGACAACCCGTCGTCCGGCACGGTGACCATCGGCGGCTACCCCTACCGCAAACTGCCCAACGCGGCCCGTCAGGTCGGCGCGCTGCTGGACGCCAAGGCCGTGCACGGCGGGCGGTCCGCGCGCAACCACCTGCTGAGCCTCGCCCAGCTGTCGGGCATCCCGGCCCGGCGCGTGGACGAGGTGCTCGGGGTCGTCGGTCTCCAGGGCGTGGCCAAAAAGCGCTCCAAGGGCTTCTCGCTCGGCATGGGCCAGCGCCTCGGTATCGCGGCCGCGCTGCTCGGCGACCCGCAGGTGCTCCTCTTCGACGAGCCGGTCAACGGCCTCGACCCCGAGGGCATCCTCTGGGTCCGCAACCTGATGAAGGCGCTCGCGGCGGAGGGCCGTACGGTCTTCGTCTCCTCGCACCTCATGAGCGAGATGGCGCTGACCGCCGACCACCTCATCGTGATCGGGCGCGGCCAGCTGCTCGCCGACATGAGCGTGAAGGACTTCATCTCGGCCAACTCCGCCGACTTCGCGCGCGTCCGCACCCCCGACACCGAGCCGCAGCTCCGCGAGAAGCTCACCTCGGCCCTGACCGAGGCGGGCGGTCACGTCCTGCCGGAACAGGACGGCGCGCTCCGGGTGACGGGCCTCCCGCTCCCCCGCATCAGCGACCTGGCGCACCAGGCGGACGTACGCCTCTGGGAGCTGTCGCCGCACCAGGCCTCGCTGGAGGAGGCGTACATGCGGATGACGCAGGCCGCCGTGGACTACCGCTCCACGGTCGACCAGAAGGCGGGCCTCCAGCAGCCGCTGCCGCCCGGCGCCCAGCCCCCCATGCCGGTCCCCGGCCAGGGCCAGCCGGGCTGGTACGCGCCACCGCCGCCCCAGCCCACCGCCCCCGGCCCGTACGGCGCCGGCCAGCCGGGCCAGGCGCCGGGGGTCGGCCAGGTGACGGGTGCGGGTCAGGCGCCGGGCGCGGCTCTTGCGGCTCCCGCCGGTCCGTACGGCGCCGGCCAGCCGGGACCGTACGGCGCCCCGAACGCCCCGCAGGGCCACCCGGCCGCACCGGGCGCCCCCGGCGCTCCCGCCGCACCCGGCGCGGGCGCCCCGAACCCGTACGCCCAGGCGGCCCCGCCGGCTGCTCCGCAGGGCCAGCCGCCGGTCGCCGCCCCGCAGTCTCCGCAGGGCCAGGTACCGGGCGCGGCCCCGGCAGCCCCCGCCGCTCCCCCGGCAACGGCACCGGCACCGGCCCCCGGAACCCCCGCTCCCGCACCCGCCCCCGCCGACCTGACCAAGCCCGAGGACGCCCGATGA
- a CDS encoding ABC transporter permease, with protein sequence MTAAVRVIQSEWTKIRSVASTVWTLSLAVVVTIALGMLISALSRSQFDRMPIQDRLSFDPTRVSFAGMTLGQLAVIVFGVLVVSNEYSTGMIRVSLAAVPRRGTFLFSKVAVAAALALVVGMATSFAAFFLGQAMLGPYRAHLGDPGVLRAVVGGGLYMTLIAVFSMGVAAMLRSPMLSLGILMPFFFLISTILGNVDATKKIGRFLPDQAGSRIMEVVPRIGDDRPYGPWGGLGIMVLWVIAALAGGYVLLKRRDAQ encoded by the coding sequence ATGACGGCGGCCGTACGGGTGATCCAGTCGGAGTGGACGAAGATCCGGTCGGTGGCGTCGACGGTGTGGACGCTGTCGCTGGCGGTGGTGGTCACGATCGCGCTCGGGATGCTCATCTCCGCGCTGTCGAGGAGCCAGTTCGACCGGATGCCGATCCAGGACCGGCTCTCCTTCGACCCCACCCGCGTCAGCTTCGCGGGCATGACCCTGGGCCAGCTCGCCGTGATCGTGTTCGGGGTGCTGGTCGTGTCGAACGAGTACAGCACCGGCATGATCCGGGTCTCGCTGGCCGCCGTGCCGCGCCGGGGCACCTTCCTGTTCAGCAAGGTCGCGGTGGCCGCCGCGCTCGCGCTGGTCGTGGGCATGGCGACGAGCTTCGCCGCGTTCTTCCTCGGGCAGGCGATGCTGGGGCCGTACCGGGCGCACCTCGGGGACCCCGGGGTGCTGCGCGCGGTGGTCGGCGGCGGGCTGTACATGACGCTGATCGCGGTGTTCTCCATGGGGGTCGCCGCGATGCTGCGCTCGCCGATGCTCTCGCTCGGCATCCTGATGCCGTTCTTCTTCCTGATCTCCACGATCCTCGGCAACGTCGACGCGACGAAGAAGATCGGCCGGTTCCTGCCGGACCAGGCGGGCAGCCGGATCATGGAGGTGGTGCCGAGGATCGGCGACGACCGGCCGTACGGGCCGTGGGGCGGGCTCGGGATCATGGTGCTGTGGGTGATCGCCGCGCTGGCCGGCGGGTATGTGCTGCTGAAGCGCCGGGACGCCCAGTAG